In Fusarium oxysporum f. sp. lycopersici 4287 chromosome 13, whole genome shotgun sequence, the DNA window CCCATTCCCTTCATGGCCTTTCGGAGAGCCTCCACGTCTGCTGCGGTGTCTACAGGCTTGACCCATGCCTTTTGGGCTGGGTCATAACCTGGCGATGCTGGCGTTGGAGGAACGTTTACTGGCGGCCCACCATATTGCTGCTGTCCAGGCTGCTGGTGCCATTGTTGACCAGGGTATGGAGGCTGGCCTTGCTGAGGACCGCCGTATTGCTGGGGAGGATACTGTCCCTGTCCATAAGGAGCCGGAGGAGGCTGTTGCCCGTAAGGCGCTTGGTGTCCGGGGGCTTGCTGGCCGTAAGGAGGCTGTTGTGGGTAGCCCTGTGAATGCTGCTGATATTGGCCCTGCTGACCTGAAGGAGGGTATTGTTGGCCTGCAGGAGGATATGGCTGATTTGGCTGTCCTCCAGGTGGGCCTTGCTGCTGGTAGCCGTAAAGCGGTTGTTGGCCTGGGGGTGGCTGGTAGTAGCCCTGGccaggctgctgctgtccCGGATAGCCCGGCTGAGGGGGCGCGCCGCCCTGGGAACCTTGCCAGTACGGAGGTTGCTGCGACATTTAGGCAGTGAATAGACTGTTTAAGCTTCAATTAAGCGATGTTTGGaagttgatgctgatgcccGCAAAGTCTTGGACCTGTTCAGCCCTATTAAACTAAATCTGACAGGCGGGGGATCGCAACGTGGAGGCCTCTTCCTGGTTGCCTCCCACTATCATCTTAGCGGTTGTGCTACCGCAATCCGGCGTTGATGCCTCACTGGCGTCTTGCAAGTGGCTGTGTCGCTATTAGGCTGATTGCTATCGAGACCTAATATGACCCGATCCCCGTTGATCTATCCGATAAAGAGAAGGTGCGGGGCAAACAAGGCAGAACGGGCTGTTTGTGGCTTGCAAGTAGGATTGGTTGAAGAAGGCTATGAGGATTGGAAAAGGAATGATCTTCGCATGTGCATTTAATCAATCAATTGTATGGTCAACAACAGACGGAATGGGAGCTTGCGATTATTGGGCGCAGCGATATGGAGCCTTGTTGATTTAAGTGTCTTGGCAATTTAGAGCCCTGCTTCAAGGGACTCAAGCGAAACGTCACCTGATTGTTAGCGGGGACATATAAGCACCTAAGCTTAATTCTCAAGGCTTGCCCCCTTTGCCTCTCCAATGGAAGTGGATTAGACAAAAATGGTTTCAAGAACATAGATACTTTGTCAATTATTTCAGGGTGTTATAAAGCAGATTATTGAGTCCAGCAAAGAAGCCAGAGTTGGAAAAGAACAGGTCGAATGACATCCAGATCATGACCAACTTCGGGGCTCAGCAGAGACATGTTCTCTCGTCCAAGTATATGGGACTAAGTACTATCGGAAGAGTACGATAGAacacaaagaagatgaaaagaagatgagTTACGGTTGAGCCCACAGCTTCTCAAGACTCATATATTGTTTCAGGGATGGGGAATGACTTATATGCATATGAATACCATcatttcttctctttccgTGCAAACATGTAAGTCGTTCAAACTTGCCCACGCAATGCTTATACTGATGCGAACTGTATCGTATAGCGCTTGACCATCCAAACCTGGCAGTTTAGAAAAGCAGACCCAGGGAAGTCATACTCTGGCGACCGAATCGCAACACATGGAGAATGGCTTGCGGGTTGCGAGATGAATTACAAGTTCTGTCGGCGAGTTGTTAAGCGATACCCGACACGTGTCCTGATGAGCCATATACGAACGACAAGGGAAACTGGTATCGTTGGGTTTCAGTCTACTCGAGGAGAGACTTTACTTTTCTTAGCGACAGAATTGATGTAATAGCTGGGATTACATCCTAGTACCAGCAAATATCAGCCCTCACATCATTTCTTGGCGCATCGAAAGAAGCATCCATAGATGATCTTCTCTGTATGCGCTTGAGGCCGAACAAATCAGCCCGGCTTGTTGGTGACCCATCGTGGTCACGGCTATCCTGTAATGCATACATTACTTGGGATTTCCTTCAGGTATCATCATTGGAGCGCTTGCACTCTACAGATAATCATATCACGGTATTGGCCTGTGATGTTACTTGGGATGGCTTACCTTATGTTTCAAAGATTCAGTCTTAGATGTTAGTCCTGAGAGGACCCTCAAGCAACTCTGTCTGCGATTTGGTCCTGAAAGCTGGTCTGATCCCCCACTTTTGGAACTGGAAGGCCAAGAGTTGGGTCTCTGATGGCGATACCTCGGTATCGGGAGGGACAATTCGGCGATGGCCGGGGAGAGTTCACGAGCTATACGCGTCTAAATGCTCGATCAACATAACGACAGAAGGGGGGTAACAGAGAGGAAGTATATCTGATCTTGAAGCTGATGGAGGATGCATCGGATGATATGGAAGACAGCCTACCAACATATCGTCGCATTGTCATTGTTGCAAACCAGGGCAAATCTGGTCTGGCTGGAGAGAAGATATTCATTTTCCGTTGATGTATTTTAGACCACTTAAATGAAATTTTTACTTCCCATTGCCACCTTTTGTCAAAATCCTGTCGATGGATGTCACACCGGCCAAAATTTGATAAGCTTATCAAGCCACGCACTTGTACCTGGCGTGGCTGCATTAGCCAACTAACGTTAATTAGCCAAGGCAATTGTTGACCGCTCAACCTCGGGACCCTCCTGAAATCGAAAACACCATTCAACTAGATTCCCAAGCTGAGTAATCGGTCtccatcaatcacatcaCCCCGAGGATGGCTCCGTTAACCCGTTCGCCTCACCCAATTCGCAAGGTGGGGAGCTACCTCTCACCCCCGCTCGGTACTGTTATATAAATGCTTGCTACCCCTCGATTTTAGCTGCTGAGGCCGTTTCACTGAAACAATTATCGCCAAAAACTTCACGCAAATCACTTTTTTGTATATCAAAATGGCTCAAGTTCTCGTTGTCTATCCTTCCGGTCCTTCTTTCGACCTGGATTATTATCTCACAAAGCACATGCCTCTTGTCGCATCGTAAGTGGGACCCGATCTGACATACCACCAGAATTCGATGCAATTACTAATGCCTCTGCAGCAAATGGGGTTCCCACGGTCTCAAGAACTACAAGATTCTTACCTTCCAGGAGGGTGCACCCTTCCAGATCCAGGCTACTCTTGAGTGGGAGAGCCTTGAGGTgtttgagaaggctgctgctaGCGAGGCGGCCGCTGCTGTCTTTGGTGATATCAAGAACTTCTACGATGGAAACCCTGTGCTGCTGAAGGGGCCTGTTGTTGCTAGCGAGACTGTTGCGTCATCGTAAGAGTTTAATGAATATACTGCTATGCAGACCCTTTGATCTGACGATTTGCCAGCGAATCCAAATTATAAAGTCGATTCTGGTGTCAATTGGGACAACTGATGACCTGGCGGACATGGAACTCCGCGGCCGCCGAGTATCGAGGAAACGTGTACATGTCGATAATCTAATGCGATTCCGCGAGACATTCCGTGGAACCAAGGTATCTTGTCAGAATTGAGCAGTTATCGAATCAAGATTTGTTCAATGTCGATCGATTTGTGACACCTCATTTTTCGTCGTATTGCGTATTGCGGACCCGGTTCCGCATGTACTCATCCATCATCCCGCTTTGACTTAATTGATTCTCTCAACACTAATTGATCAGGTGATTCAGTCATAGGCACAGTCTTAATCATATTCGCTTTTATTATCACGGGAGAAATAGTGATACGATATTCTAAACCAGATTTATGCGGCCCGATAAGACCAGGCAGCCGGGTTTCCCGGAAATTCGGTCTCAGCTGATTCGCATCCCGAAATTGCTCCTCAGAGATATCTCATGATTTAAACCATGAAGACAACATATGACAAACTTGAGGATTATTGAATCGAGAGTTCTTTAATCTGACTTCTTAGCAGAGAAAGCTTTTAGACTTCATGAGTTTCATTTGACTTCATGGAGTCGGTGAGTCATAAAATCCTCTGAATGGAAACAGGTAAGAATCATACACCCTGCCTACTCGCATGAGCAGAAAGTCTAGTTCTGTCTTCCTCTGGCCGTCAGACATTCGATGTTGAGATAAAGGCAAAAATGGCTGAAcgccatggccatgatgtGATGTCAAGATTCAGAGGCGTCCTTATCGCCCGCTATCAACGCTAATCGGGCCGTCGATGACCACTCTCTAAACTATTTCTGGTTAAGCTCGACCATGACAGCAGCTCAATTGCGTCAATTTTCAGTGACGCAACCTCGAATTCGAGATCGACATTTTGAACTTGACATTTTCAACATCACATCCACCAAAAATGTCTCCAACAAAAGCGCCCGAGCTCGAGCTCGCGCCGTTCCTCAAATCAGCGCTACCCCAAGAAAACAGAGCTTCATTGCGGGACTCGGTCATTCCTCAGCTTTTAAGCGCTATTGCAGATATTGGCAAAGGGCTAAGAGGATCATATGATGTTTCCATCGTCGGCACAGAGAATGCTTTTGGTGATGAGCAGCTGAACGTCGATGTTCTGGCCGAGAACATTATTCGTGACAGTATTGCTAAGTCATCGGCTATCAAAACTGCCAGCAGTGAAGAGGACCCTGTCGAGAAGCCAGCGCGCGCAGGAGAGACAACGCAGGCTGATAGCAGTGCTGAGCAATACACTGTTGCTTTCGATCCTCTTGATGGAAGCTCTATCATCGGACCCAACTGGTCCGTGGGTACAATTGTCGGCATCTGGGACGGCGTGACTGCAGTTGGGCAACCTACAGAGAAACAAATCGCCTCTGTTCTTGGAGTATTCGGTCCACGAACCCTCGCCATTATTGCCCTTCGAGTCCCAGGATCTAAGCCTGTATGCTTCGAAGTCAGCCTCAACGACACCCAAAAGTTCGTCGTGGCGCGACCTGAGCTTCGACTCGCTGAGCCTCCCTTCAAAACACGCTACTTTGCACCCGCCAACCTCCGAGCCGCCGCCGAGAATGAGAATTACATGAACCTTGTGACAAAGTTCATCACTGACAAGTACACTCTACGGTACTCGGGAGGTCTCATCCCTGATATCTATCATGCTTTAGTCAAGGGTCACGGCGTGTACATCTCACCAGTAACTTCTGCTAGCAAGGCTAAGCTGCGAAGACTTTACGAGCTGCTTCCTGTAGCGCTCGTTGTCGAGTGCGCAGGTGGACAGGCTATTGACCCTGAGACGGGTGCGAGAGTATTTGATACTATATTGAAGGGGTGTGATGATAGAGCTGGGTTGGTTTGTGGAACTTCGGAGGAAGTTGAGAAAGTGAAAAAGGCACTGTTGGGATAGGTTACAGATTGGAAGCATAAAAGTTCGGTTCGTTTGTGAACATCGGTTATGAGATCAATAGACAGCATTCGTCAATTTATTGGGCTCCCTATGTGAAACACTCAAGCTGCTCCATTCGACGCCTTTGCAATGTCGGGAAAGTTTGGGCTCGTGACCTTGACACCATCTCCCTGCGCCAAAGGCTGCCAAACAGCGTAGTAAATGCTCGTTCTATCTAGTAGCGGTTCCACCTCGAGTGCATCAGGAAAGACATCCGCGACGGAGCCTTCACGCGCAATATCCTCGACCTCTTCACGCATGGCCTCATGATCACCATCTTCCGGCTTGGGGAACGACATGTGAACAGAGATCATCTTATCCTCTGGTCGGTGTAGAAGCCAAAACGAGCCAGCTCCTCTTCTCTCGGCTGCATCTTTGAGAACAGGATACAGCTGCTTCAAGATGGCTTCGACACCGACATGGTGGTAAGTCCAACGCTGGAAACGACCGATGCCATGCTCTTCGACTGGAGTGAAGTTATGAGCACCGATGACGTTCCAAACAAAAGCATCAACATGCCTGAACAAAGGTTGTTTCCAATAGGTCGTCTTTGGCTCGCCCACTTCGAACTCATTTGTTGTCCAGTCCTCGAAGCCTTTTGCATTCTCAACCGTGTCGAAGAGATAGCAGCCTCCCGTGAGCATATCGCCGTTGATAGGGTGATACTTCGTAGGTAGGTACTTGATGTACATGCCTGGACGCTTTCCCATCACTTGAGCGCCGGCATACTGACCCTGCCAAATGTCTTCAAGGCCGACCCGGGGAGCAATCTTGATTTCGGCAGTAAACGCACCTCTGGCATTGATGTTGCCGACGCCGTAGCTGAGGCCTTGATTATTGGTTTCGGTGGCTGGTCATGTCAGATGTGAGATCAAATGAGGGGTATGCCAACTCACCCATTTTTGTGTGTAAATTGCATGAATTCTTCGAGCTATATCCACTATTGACTCAGATGAAGGTTTCGAGAAAATGACTTCCCGGAATAGTAGTTCTTATACTTCTCTGAAGGTTGGGCACTATTATCAAGTGCTTAGTTGAACGAATGAAGTTTGGTAATGATGACGTTGTAGAATCACGAGGCTGAAGCCAATCACTGTCTGGACTCCATCGATTCTTACTAAGACGGTACGCCTTCAACCTCAAAGCATTGGTCGCCGTCTGAACACGGAGGTTCTAGTCCAGAATCTGACGTGAGCTAGTATGGCCGCTAGTACTTCATTTATGAGTAACAAAGTCTCTCTCACTTATGGGATCCTGAACATTGATACGCAATATGAAGCATGTACTTTGCCCTCTTTTCTTGGGCCAGGCGGAAAGGGCGTACTCCGGTGGGAAGTTTCTTCTAGTGTAGGAGATATCAGAGATATAGGCTGGAAGCTTAAACTTGTTGGCAAATCTTCAACCATTTGATCCTTCTGACATCTTCGTGTAGCAGATTTGGAAATGGTCCAAGGCTAAGAAGTATTTATCGGCATATGAATTACCTGAAATCATGGAGCGGTAAGAGATATGGAAAGGGGAGCAAACGAGGAAACAACCACAGAGATAATTCTGCAGAGCATTAACGTGTAGGTAGCAGCGATGAGTTGTAATGCAAACAACTCAGCTACTCCGGAGAGTCACAACGACCCGGGCCGTTCATGACTAGCTCGTATTCCCCATGCTTGCTTTGCGGATCGGCACTTATGATGTCCTATAAGTGACAAGGAACTGTCGGTTAAGGTATCTTTACGAGCATAGAGAGTTGAGCGATTGGGCAGAGGAATCTCCTGAACATATGATCACACCGCTTCGGCCTATCTCTCC includes these proteins:
- a CDS encoding fructose-1,6-bisphosphatase, which encodes MSPTKAPELELAPFLKSALPQENRASLRDSVIPQLLSAIADIGKGLRGSYDVSIVGTENAFGDEQLNVDVLAENIIRDSIAKSSAIKTASSEEDPVEKPARAGETTQADSSAEQYTVAFDPLDGSSIIGPNWSVGTIVGIWDGVTAVGQPTEKQIASVLGVFGPRTLAIIALRVPGSKPVCFEVSLNDTQKFVVARPELRLAEPPFKTRYFAPANLRAAAENENYMNLVTKFITDKYTLRYSGGLIPDIYHALVKGHGVYISPVTSASKAKLRRLYELLPVALVVECAGGQAIDPETGARVFDTILKGCDDRAGLVCGTSEEVEKVKKALLG